The following proteins come from a genomic window of Polyangiaceae bacterium:
- a CDS encoding aminoacyl-tRNA hydrolase produces MILVVGLGNPGPRYASTRHNIGFAVAEKLVELGGGAFRSRFHGRLADVMLDSRRVLVLQPETYMNESGRSVRATMDYFKLDSADLVVVHDELDLALGTLRLKQGGGDAGHRGLRSISQELGTSDYARLRFGIGRPEQNFGGTVADFVLEGFPLADRPQVQEHVERAAKALVLFVREGREAAMNVINRRA; encoded by the coding sequence GTGATCCTCGTCGTTGGCCTGGGCAATCCCGGCCCGCGCTACGCGAGCACGCGTCACAACATCGGATTCGCCGTCGCCGAAAAGCTCGTGGAGCTCGGCGGCGGCGCGTTTCGCTCGCGCTTCCATGGGCGGCTGGCGGACGTGATGCTGGACTCCAGGCGCGTTCTGGTGCTGCAGCCCGAGACCTACATGAACGAGTCCGGGCGCAGCGTGCGGGCGACCATGGACTACTTCAAGCTCGATAGCGCCGATCTGGTCGTGGTTCACGACGAGCTGGATCTGGCGCTCGGCACGCTGCGACTGAAACAGGGCGGGGGGGACGCGGGCCACCGAGGGCTTCGGAGTATCAGCCAAGAGCTGGGCACTTCCGACTACGCCCGGCTGCGCTTCGGGATCGGGCGTCCGGAGCAGAACTTCGGGGGTACCGTCGCAGATTTTGTGCTAGAAGGCTTCCCCCTCGCGGACCGACCCCAGGTGCAGGAGCACGTGGAGCGAGCCGCGAAGGCCCTCGTGCTCTTCGTTCGTGAAGGTCGCGAGGCGGCAATGAACGTGATCAACCGGCGCGCTTGA
- the rpsF gene encoding 30S ribosomal protein S6, producing the protein MTTETQSAPRAREYETIYILRAAVQKDDAEKVAHRVGEVVDKVGGRLTRVETWGRRQLAYPVGKSKRGVYVYVKYLGGGELVSELERNLRMLDDVIKYQTVQVRDDVDPAEVAIDPETVKFDAVEPPADDEPEETLEQELGLVEAPPDPDRDRDRDRDRDRDRGDGSEEGEEEDEEEEEED; encoded by the coding sequence ATGACGACTGAGACACAGAGCGCGCCCAGGGCGCGCGAATACGAGACCATCTACATTCTCCGCGCAGCGGTCCAGAAGGACGACGCGGAGAAGGTCGCGCATCGCGTCGGAGAGGTGGTCGACAAGGTTGGTGGCCGGCTCACCCGCGTGGAGACCTGGGGCCGCCGTCAGCTGGCCTATCCCGTGGGCAAGAGCAAGCGCGGCGTTTACGTGTACGTGAAGTACCTCGGTGGTGGCGAGCTCGTCAGCGAGCTCGAGCGCAACCTCCGCATGCTCGACGACGTGATCAAGTATCAGACCGTCCAGGTGCGGGACGACGTGGACCCGGCCGAAGTGGCGATCGATCCCGAGACCGTGAAGTTCGACGCGGTCGAGCCGCCGGCGGACGACGAGCCGGAAGAGACCCTCGAGCAGGAGCTCGGCTTGGTGGAAGCGCCGCCGGATCCGGACCGTGATCGCGACCGCGACCGCGACCGCGACCGCGACCGCGGGGACGGTAGCGAAGAGGGCGAAGAAGAGGACGAGGAAGAGGAGGAAGAGGACTGA
- a CDS encoding 30S ribosomal protein S18: protein MQSEKSSARSAEGSAFRRGRRRGCSFCSDESLTIDYKDPQALRYFITERGKIVPRRISGTCAKHQRELTLAIKRARNIALLPFTASG from the coding sequence ATGCAATCCGAGAAGAGCAGCGCGCGTTCCGCGGAAGGCTCTGCGTTTCGGCGTGGCCGTCGTCGTGGTTGCAGCTTCTGCTCCGACGAAAGCCTCACCATCGACTACAAGGACCCGCAGGCTCTCAGGTACTTCATCACCGAGCGCGGCAAGATCGTGCCTCGGCGGATTTCCGGTACCTGCGCCAAGCATCAGCGGGAGCTCACCCTGGCCATCAAGCGTGCGCGGAACATCGCGCTCTTGCCGTTCACCGCGAGCGGCTGA
- a CDS encoding 50S ribosomal protein L9 — MATAIQVVLQDDVENLGTSGDVVRVRPGYARNFLIPRGLAVPATHANLARIGELKRMAAVKAEKALADAKELAQKLESVSIKLERAVGDENKMYGSVTSKDIEEAYKAQHSLEFDKKRLTLSEPIKQLGLSEVPLKLHSEVTAMLRVEVVKQS; from the coding sequence ATGGCAACTGCGATTCAAGTCGTACTTCAGGACGACGTGGAGAACCTCGGCACCAGCGGCGACGTCGTGCGCGTGCGACCGGGCTACGCGCGCAACTTCCTGATCCCTCGGGGACTCGCCGTCCCCGCCACGCACGCCAACCTGGCGCGCATCGGAGAGCTCAAGCGCATGGCTGCGGTCAAGGCGGAGAAGGCTCTGGCGGACGCCAAGGAGCTTGCGCAAAAGCTGGAGTCCGTGAGCATCAAGCTCGAGCGTGCGGTGGGCGATGAAAACAAGATGTACGGCTCCGTCACGAGCAAGGACATCGAGGAAGCCTACAAAGCCCAGCACAGCCTCGAGTTCGACAAGAAGCGCCTCACGTTGTCCGAGCCGATCAAACAGCTCGGTCTGTCGGAGGTTCCTCTCAAGCTGCACTCGGAGGTTACGGCCATGCTCCGGGTGGAGGTCGTCAAGCAGAGCTGA
- the dnaB gene encoding replicative DNA helicase: MLAERQQKRERPQELVPVAGRVPPQDLDAEGAVLSAVLLASDAFDRVQEILLPEHFYSEANRRIFEAVLELQSSGRPVDLVSVAGFLRDRERLAQVGGTPYLAQLADATPAVAHVEHHARVIREKWRVRQLISTCQRFAAEGYGDYGDVQGFIDAAEQAVFDIARIPEGSTIVPVKDAIHGAFQILADAARRGGAVTGTPTGFSRLDKQIAGLHSGDLYIVAGRPGMGKTAFVLNLAVNVASPRQAEVADPDDPYGEGGVEEPGDGVAFFSLEMPREQLASRLLASEARVDVSRIRSGDMRREDWNKLTEAAARLGRVPLWLDDTPAITLLDLRAKIRRLQAELARGNRDGSIRAKKLGLVVIDYLQLMQGRRDAGSREQEISELSRGLKQLAKEMGVPVLALSQLNRSVETRTTKDKRPQLSDLRESGAIEQDADTIIFIYRDEYYFRDSPDKGIAEIIVAKQRNGPTGSVKTKFTAEFTRFDNLATSDYDFDEMDDFDAGMP, encoded by the coding sequence ATGCTGGCGGAGAGACAGCAAAAGCGAGAGCGACCCCAAGAGCTCGTGCCGGTGGCGGGACGTGTTCCACCTCAGGATCTGGATGCCGAAGGCGCGGTGCTGTCGGCGGTGCTGCTCGCCAGCGACGCCTTCGACCGGGTACAAGAGATCCTGCTGCCGGAGCACTTCTACTCCGAGGCGAACCGCCGCATCTTCGAGGCGGTGCTGGAGCTACAGAGCTCCGGGCGCCCGGTGGACCTGGTCAGCGTCGCGGGGTTCTTGCGGGACCGGGAGCGGCTCGCGCAGGTCGGCGGCACCCCCTACCTGGCGCAGCTCGCGGACGCCACGCCGGCCGTCGCCCACGTGGAGCATCACGCTCGGGTGATTCGTGAGAAGTGGCGCGTGCGTCAGCTGATCTCGACCTGCCAACGCTTCGCGGCGGAAGGCTATGGCGACTACGGGGACGTGCAGGGCTTCATCGATGCCGCCGAGCAGGCGGTGTTCGACATCGCGCGTATCCCGGAGGGCTCGACCATCGTGCCCGTGAAGGACGCCATCCACGGCGCCTTCCAGATCCTGGCGGACGCCGCTCGCCGCGGCGGCGCGGTCACCGGCACGCCCACGGGTTTCTCTCGCTTGGACAAGCAGATCGCCGGACTGCACTCCGGAGATCTGTACATCGTGGCGGGGCGTCCCGGCATGGGGAAGACGGCTTTCGTATTGAACCTCGCGGTGAACGTCGCATCTCCGCGGCAGGCGGAGGTGGCGGATCCCGACGACCCCTATGGCGAGGGCGGAGTGGAAGAGCCGGGGGACGGCGTCGCCTTCTTCTCGTTGGAAATGCCCCGCGAGCAGCTGGCCTCGCGTCTGTTGGCCAGCGAGGCGCGGGTGGACGTGTCGCGCATCCGTAGCGGCGACATGCGGCGGGAGGATTGGAACAAGCTGACGGAAGCGGCGGCGCGCCTCGGTCGCGTTCCCCTGTGGCTCGACGACACGCCAGCGATCACCCTTCTGGATCTGCGCGCCAAGATCCGGCGCCTGCAAGCGGAGCTCGCCCGCGGCAATCGCGACGGGAGCATTCGTGCGAAGAAGCTCGGCCTGGTGGTGATCGACTATCTGCAGCTGATGCAGGGGCGGCGCGACGCCGGTAGCCGCGAGCAGGAGATCAGCGAGCTTTCCCGCGGGTTGAAGCAGCTGGCCAAGGAGATGGGCGTTCCGGTGCTGGCGCTCTCGCAGCTGAACCGCAGCGTGGAAACCCGCACGACCAAGGACAAGCGTCCGCAGCTCAGCGACTTGCGTGAATCCGGCGCCATCGAACAGGACGCCGACACCATCATCTTCATCTACCGGGACGAGTACTACTTCCGCGACAGCCCCGACAAAGGCATCGCGGAGATCATCGTGGCCAAGCAACGTAACGGCCCGACGGGCTCGGTGAAGACCAAGTTCACTGCAGAGTTCACCCGTTTCGACAATCTCGCGACCAGCGACTACGATTTCGACGAGATGGACGACTTCGACGCGGGCATGCCCTGA
- the obgE gene encoding GTPase ObgE, whose amino-acid sequence MRFIDECELTVEAGDGGRGVVAFRREKYVPFGGPAGGDGGRGGDVVLEADSGKNTLYDLKHVRIVRADRGQDGGGKDKYGRAGSDRVVRVPLGTIVFDADSGNRLCELTKSEDRFVVASGGKGGRGNKHFATPVDRAPRKSEPGGPGEKKHLRLELKVMADVGLLGFPNVGKSTLIRAVSRARPKVADYPFTTLVPHLGVVHVGDTGRGLGRTFVIADIPGLIPGASEGTGLGIRFLRHVERTRVLLHLVTFTGEPNRSPLDDYKAIRAELSLFNPDMIGRPELVAMTKADLPDVQDAYEETKAAFAAEGIELRLVSAATHEGLDDLMHELSEMLML is encoded by the coding sequence ATGCGCTTCATCGACGAGTGCGAGCTGACGGTGGAGGCCGGTGACGGCGGGCGCGGGGTCGTGGCCTTCCGCCGGGAGAAGTACGTGCCCTTCGGCGGCCCCGCGGGGGGCGACGGCGGCCGCGGCGGCGACGTGGTGTTGGAAGCCGACAGCGGAAAGAACACGCTGTACGACCTGAAGCACGTGCGCATCGTCCGCGCGGACCGCGGCCAAGACGGCGGGGGCAAGGACAAGTACGGCCGCGCCGGGAGCGATCGCGTGGTGCGGGTCCCGCTCGGAACCATCGTGTTCGACGCGGACTCCGGCAACCGTCTGTGTGAGCTGACCAAGAGCGAGGATCGCTTCGTGGTGGCCTCCGGCGGCAAGGGCGGGCGCGGCAACAAGCACTTTGCAACGCCGGTGGACCGCGCACCGCGCAAGTCGGAGCCAGGTGGACCGGGCGAGAAGAAGCACCTCCGCCTCGAGCTCAAGGTGATGGCCGACGTGGGGCTCCTGGGCTTCCCCAACGTGGGCAAGAGCACCCTGATCCGCGCCGTGAGCCGAGCGCGGCCCAAGGTGGCGGACTACCCCTTCACCACCCTGGTGCCCCACCTCGGCGTGGTTCACGTCGGGGACACCGGGCGGGGCCTTGGTCGCACCTTCGTGATCGCCGACATCCCGGGTCTGATCCCGGGCGCCAGCGAGGGCACCGGACTCGGCATCCGTTTCCTTCGTCACGTGGAGCGCACGCGAGTGCTGTTGCACCTGGTGACGTTCACGGGGGAGCCGAATCGCTCACCTTTGGACGACTACAAGGCGATCCGCGCGGAGCTGTCGCTGTTCAATCCCGACATGATCGGGCGCCCGGAGCTGGTGGCGATGACCAAGGCCGACCTGCCCGACGTTCAAGATGCCTACGAAGAGACCAAAGCCGCATTCGCCGCCGAGGGCATCGAGCTCAGGTTGGTGAGCGCCGCGACCCACGAAGGGCTCGACGACTTGATGCACGAGCTGTCGGAAATGCTGATGCTTTAG
- a CDS encoding metallophosphoesterase, whose product MQRIRVILSDTHLGTGRRRGAFNPLEDFHHDERLAELVDFYSTGKYAEFEVELILNGDIFDLMKVEVDGGWPVKITEALAIDKMQRCLEGHPRVVTALRAFLERPGKRITYIPGNHDPELLLPAVQDVLKKYIAPGASSSRLRFITASDVYSLPEGIQIRHGHQFEAIHRMDYRAVTVDDGDGERVLALPWGSLWCMEVLYPAKRRRPHIDQVVPFRRFLLGSLLFDFRFTIGFCLRTIVHFMAKRLRTVRGVLAKLRALPLVLKEEIFAIADFDAAVIKTLRRLHGVHTLIVGHSHGPKVRALEGGKIYVNTGSWVRMINLDVQHLGQENGLTYALIEYDPDGRPETSLLRWHGVHRENEPVLYQS is encoded by the coding sequence ATGCAGCGGATACGCGTGATTCTGAGCGACACCCACCTCGGGACCGGGCGTCGCCGGGGCGCGTTCAATCCGCTGGAGGACTTCCACCACGACGAACGTCTGGCGGAGCTCGTCGACTTCTATTCCACCGGCAAGTACGCCGAGTTCGAGGTGGAGCTGATCCTGAACGGGGACATCTTCGACCTCATGAAGGTGGAGGTAGACGGCGGCTGGCCGGTGAAGATCACCGAAGCCCTCGCCATCGACAAGATGCAGCGTTGCCTGGAGGGGCACCCTCGGGTGGTCACCGCGCTCAGGGCGTTTTTGGAGCGGCCCGGCAAGCGCATCACTTACATACCCGGCAATCACGATCCGGAGCTGCTCCTGCCCGCGGTGCAGGACGTGCTCAAGAAGTACATTGCGCCCGGGGCGTCCAGCAGTCGCCTGCGGTTCATCACCGCGTCGGACGTGTACTCCCTGCCGGAAGGCATCCAGATCCGCCACGGTCACCAGTTCGAGGCCATCCACCGCATGGACTATCGCGCGGTCACGGTGGACGACGGCGACGGCGAGCGCGTGCTGGCGCTGCCCTGGGGCAGCCTGTGGTGCATGGAGGTGCTGTATCCCGCCAAGCGGCGCCGACCGCACATCGATCAGGTCGTGCCATTTCGACGGTTTCTGCTCGGGTCGCTGCTCTTCGACTTCAGGTTCACCATCGGCTTCTGTCTGCGGACCATCGTGCACTTCATGGCCAAACGCCTACGCACGGTGCGCGGTGTTTTGGCCAAGCTGCGCGCGCTACCGCTGGTGCTGAAGGAGGAGATCTTTGCCATCGCCGACTTCGACGCCGCGGTGATCAAGACGCTCCGGCGGCTCCACGGCGTCCACACGTTGATCGTGGGTCACTCCCACGGTCCCAAGGTGCGCGCCCTGGAAGGCGGGAAAATCTACGTGAATACCGGTAGTTGGGTGCGCATGATCAATCTGGACGTGCAGCACCTGGGGCAGGAGAATGGGCTCACCTACGCGCTCATCGAGTACGACCCCGACGGCCGTCCGGAGACCTCCTTGCTCCGTTGGCACGGCGTTCATCGGGAGAACGAGCCGGTCCTCTACCAATCCTGA
- a CDS encoding J domain-containing protein, whose amino-acid sequence MRLPGRLGATTLGDLLGTLHRDRATGVLELVEAGREHRIHLVGGLISQIETPLSVARLGELMRREGLVGDGALRWLARALIASPGKRAGELLVAAQAVSPDLVAAALRRQLRLKLDALFAVSDAALRFRVAFRKGAELRVPLSPHEFLHGRPRARDGRRQRSAPVRPDRGRVRALSVLGLGPQARPEDVQRAFRKLARDVHPDRHPRASEAQKAELLKRFAEISAAYHQLVA is encoded by the coding sequence ATGCGACTTCCCGGTCGTCTCGGCGCGACCACTCTCGGCGACTTGCTGGGAACGCTCCATCGCGATCGCGCCACCGGCGTGCTCGAGCTGGTGGAGGCGGGACGCGAGCATCGCATCCACCTGGTGGGCGGGCTGATCAGTCAGATCGAGACGCCGCTGTCGGTCGCGCGCTTGGGCGAGCTGATGCGCCGCGAAGGGCTGGTCGGAGATGGCGCCCTGCGCTGGCTGGCGCGCGCGCTGATCGCGTCGCCCGGCAAGCGTGCCGGGGAGCTCTTGGTAGCGGCCCAGGCCGTGAGCCCGGATCTGGTGGCCGCGGCCCTCCGGCGTCAGCTCCGGCTCAAGCTGGACGCGCTGTTCGCCGTCAGCGACGCCGCGCTCCGCTTTCGCGTGGCCTTCCGCAAGGGCGCGGAGCTTCGGGTGCCGCTCTCGCCCCACGAGTTCTTGCACGGGCGACCCCGTGCTCGCGATGGCCGGCGCCAGCGGTCGGCCCCCGTGCGCCCCGACCGCGGCCGCGTGCGCGCGCTCTCGGTGTTGGGCCTCGGTCCGCAGGCGAGGCCGGAGGACGTGCAGCGCGCGTTTCGCAAGCTCGCCCGCGACGTACACCCCGACCGCCACCCCCGGGCGAGCGAGGCTCAGAAAGCGGAGCTACTGAAGCGCTTCGCCGAGATCAGCGCGGCGTATCATCAGCTCGTGGCTTGA
- a CDS encoding HAD-IA family hydrolase codes for MSRPRAVVFDLDGTLLDSRLDIARAANRALCAHGFPERSVDEIVGFVGDGARLLVSRALNFADADPRVDAVLQTFLDDYTAHAVVHSRLLPGAREALDALDGLPLALCTNKPRATTDVVLEALDLARHFRVVLAGGDTPEKKPDPAPLLAVAERLGLPPAALVMVGDGPQDVLAGRAAGCVTVAVVGPLVPRDCLAELSPNALLDGLDQLPALVERWRAQATS; via the coding sequence GTGAGCCGCCCGCGAGCGGTCGTCTTCGATCTCGACGGCACGCTGCTCGACTCCCGCCTCGACATCGCGCGGGCTGCGAATCGCGCTCTCTGCGCCCACGGCTTTCCCGAACGGAGCGTGGACGAGATCGTCGGCTTCGTCGGCGATGGCGCGCGGCTGCTCGTCAGCCGCGCGCTGAACTTCGCCGACGCGGATCCTCGAGTCGACGCGGTGCTCCAGACCTTTCTTGACGACTACACGGCCCATGCCGTGGTTCACAGCCGCCTCTTGCCCGGCGCCCGCGAGGCCCTCGACGCCCTCGATGGCCTGCCCTTGGCGCTGTGCACGAACAAGCCGCGCGCCACCACCGACGTCGTGCTCGAAGCGCTCGACCTCGCGCGTCACTTTCGTGTGGTCCTGGCCGGGGGCGACACGCCGGAGAAGAAGCCCGATCCGGCACCGCTCCTCGCCGTGGCGGAGCGGCTGGGCCTGCCACCGGCGGCGCTGGTGATGGTGGGCGACGGTCCGCAGGACGTGCTCGCGGGACGGGCCGCCGGCTGCGTCACGGTGGCGGTGGTGGGTCCTCTGGTCCCTCGCGATTGCCTCGCGGAGCTGTCCCCCAACGCGCTCCTCGATGGCCTCGACCAGCTCCCGGCGCTGGTGGAGCGCTGGCGCGCTCAAGCCACGAGCTGA